A region of Sesamum indicum cultivar Zhongzhi No. 13 linkage group LG7, S_indicum_v1.0, whole genome shotgun sequence DNA encodes the following proteins:
- the LOC105165916 gene encoding uncharacterized protein LOC105165916 codes for MDLGIEWGSSRAAAWGISRKGVIEGAKEELEILEMQHPNNFHTLKLELRAFISDLHHHSHNNAAISTATQESSSSRKLKRNSDGSGGGMMKRRRRRTDAVLERAQQCLHKIQHLKTSLC; via the exons ATGGATTTAGGAATTGAATGGGGCAGTAGTAGGGCAGCAGCATGGGGAATAAGCAGAAAGGGAGTGATAGAAGGAGCAAAGGAAGAACTGGAAATCCTGGAAATGCAGCACCCCAACAACTTCCACACTCTAAAGCTTGAGCTCAGAGCGTTCATCTCTGACCTTCATCATCACTCCCACAACAACGCTGCCATCTCCACCGCCACTCAAG AGTCTTCATCGAGCAGGAAGCTGAAGAGGAACAGCGACGGTAGCGGCGGTGGAATGATGAAGAGGAGGAGGCGCAGGACTGATGCAGTACTGGAGAGGGCGCAGCAATGTCTTCATAAAATTCAACACCTGAAAACCAGCTTATGTTAG
- the LOC105165934 gene encoding uncharacterized protein LOC105165934: MALGVSRLETLLRCSVLYPVFSYLLLRSTPYIVTRLHRVLQSFSHSSDSNNMEVGSDEGSSMPRHRGRNHDRLSRRRAWTIMKEECLIAALRNLVAEPHITSKLHVWKKHYSTLTTMLTRSGFGWDDSRNMVTVEEDSVWDDYVKMDPSAKGMRHKTWPFLPSWREIFGRDRATGERSANPFKEANDIRDEEIGETHECNVRDDGCILEPAEDRVEGEPVSSFNASVDPTQNSSSAAKRTGGSSSKKRKSTYLYDGIPKLVEMVTNFCESANARLGKLTRQVRELEGFDENEQLMVANRLVKDPKEMELFLGLTRDSRVKFVHLMLAGKI; the protein is encoded by the exons ATGGCATTAGGTGTATCGAGATTGGAGACACTTCTTCGTTGTAGTGTTCTATATCCTGTTTTTTCGTACTTGTTGCTTCGTTCTACTCCTTACATTGTTACTCGTTTACATAGAGTTCTTCAGAGTTTTTCGCACTCGTCCGATTCCAAC AATATGGAGGTTGGATCTGATGAAGGTAGCAGTATGCCGCGCCATCGTGGTAGGAATCACGATAGGCTTTCTAGACGCCGAGCATGGACAATAATGAAGGAAGAATGCCTTATTGCAGCACTAAGGAATTTGGTG GCCGAACCTCACATCACTTCCAAACTGCACGTCTGGAAAAAACATTACTCTACACTGACCACCATGCTTACAAGGTCTGGGTTTGGTTGGGACGACAGCCGGAACATGGTAACGGTTGAAGAAGATTCCGTTTGGGATGATTACGTGAAG ATGGATCCATCCGCAAAGGGGATGAGGCATAAAACTTGGCCATTTTTACCTTCCTGGAGGGAAATTTTTGGTCGGGATCGTGCTACTGGAGAACGAAGTGCTAATCCATTTAAGGAGGCCAACGACATCCGAGATGAGGAGATTGGTGAAACCCACGAATGTAATGTGCGGGATGATGGATGTATTCTGGAACCAGCTGAAGACAGGGTGGAGGGTGAACCTGTTTCGTCTTTCAATGCCAGCGTGGATCCCACACAGAACTCCTCAAGTGCTGCCAAACGCACGGGTGGATCGTCCTCAAAGAAGCGAAAATCCACTTATTTGTATGATGGTATCCCTAAATTAGTTGAAATGGTCACTAACTTCTGCGAGTCGGCTAACGCGCGCTTGGGAAAGTTGACGAGG CAAGTTAGAGAGTTGGAAGGCTTTGACGAGAACGAACAGTTGATGGTAGCAAACCGGCTGGTGAAGGATCCCAAGGAGATGGAGCTCTTCCTGGGCTTGACAAGGGATTCTAGGGTGAAGTTCGTTCATCTAATGCTCGCAGGCAAGATTTAA